From one Lycium barbarum isolate Lr01 chromosome 6, ASM1917538v2, whole genome shotgun sequence genomic stretch:
- the LOC132645646 gene encoding peroxisome biogenesis protein 16 isoform X2 yields MTWLLPERFAASEIGPEAVSSILGMVTTVNEHIIDTAPTSAHTSSAETSFLPLSLCLTLLRDLETLIEVVAEQLYGEDKKWNLIALTEAAKVCVRLAVFRGKGYKMLLQGGETENLEDSDDLSPQESMGQLRKPIQNQGLGPNHLQGRAMSALSSFGQNARTVSEPTWLRRVQQQQAILEPPAKVIRNPSLSTFLSEKGIRGGLFVTGEAMFVLRPLIYVLLVRKYGTRSWFPWFISLSVDLIGNSILSVITTSQDSGKDQHFQFSKSEKDELKRRKLLWVLYLMRDPFFSKYTRRRLESTQKIVEPVPVVGFFAEKLIELLIGAQTRYTYMSGS; encoded by the exons ATGACATGGCTTCTTCCAGAGCGGTTTGCTGCATCAGAAATCGGGCCAGAAGCAG TCTCCTCGATCCTTGGAATGGTTACCACTGTAAATGAGCATATTATAGATACAGCTCCAACTTCGGCGCATACAAGTTCTGCGGAGACTTCTTTTCTCCCTTTGTCATTGTGCCTTACTTTGTTGAGAGACCTGGAAACATTAATTGAAGTAGTAGCTGAGCAGCTTTATGGCGAAGACAAAAAATGGAATTTGATTGCTCTTACAGAGGCTGCCAA GGTGTGCGTTAGGCTGGCTGTTTTCAGAGGTAAAGGATATAAAATGCTTTTGCAAGGTGGGGAGACTGAGAACTTGGAAGATTCAGATGATTTGAGTCCCCAAGAAAGCATGGGGCAGTTAAGGAAGCCTATCCAAAATCAAGGACTGGGTCCCAATCACCTTCAAGGTAGGGCGATGTCTGCCTTAAGTAGCTTTGGTCAGAATGCTAGGACGGTTTCTGAGCCAACTTGGTTGCGCAGGGTTCAACAGCAGCAAGCAATTTTGGAACCTCCAG CTAAGGTGATCAGAAATCCCAGTCTTTCAACCTTCTTATCTGAGAAGGGTATTCGTGGAGGGTTATTTGTGACTGGGGAGGCTATGTTTGTTCTAAGACCTCTTATTTACGTCTTGTTGGTAAGGAAGTATGGAACACGATCGTGGTTTCCTTGGTTCATCTCCTTGTCTGTGGATCTCATAGGAAACAGCATTCTCTCAGTCATAACAACGTCCCAAGATAGCGGGAAAGATCAGCATTTTCAATTTTCTAAATCCGAGAAGGATGAG TTAAAAAGGAGGAAGCTGTTGTGGGTGCTTTACCTCATGCGAGATCCATTTTTCTCCAAATACACCCG GCGCAGACTTGAAAGCACTCAAAAGATTGTAGAACCTGTTCCTGTAGTTGGATTTTTCGCAG AAAAACTTATTGAACTCCTTATTGGAGCCCAGACTAGATATACCTACATGTCTGGTTCTTGA
- the LOC132645646 gene encoding peroxisome biogenesis protein 16 isoform X3: MVTTVNEHIIDTAPTSAHTSSAETSFLPLSLCLTLLRDLETLIEVVAEQLYGEDKKWNLIALTEAAKVCVRLAVFRGKGYKMLLQGGETENLEDSDDLSPQESMGQLRKPIQNQGLGPNHLQGRAMSALSSFGQNARTVSEPTWLRRVQQQQAILEPPAKVIRNPSLSTFLSEKGIRGGLFVTGEAMFVLRPLIYVLLVRKYGTRSWFPWFISLSVDLIGNSILSVITTSQDSGKDQHFQFSKSEKDELKRRKLLWVLYLMRDPFFSKYTRRRLESTQKIVEPVPVVGFFAEKLIELLIGAQTRYTYMSGS, from the exons ATGGTTACCACTGTAAATGAGCATATTATAGATACAGCTCCAACTTCGGCGCATACAAGTTCTGCGGAGACTTCTTTTCTCCCTTTGTCATTGTGCCTTACTTTGTTGAGAGACCTGGAAACATTAATTGAAGTAGTAGCTGAGCAGCTTTATGGCGAAGACAAAAAATGGAATTTGATTGCTCTTACAGAGGCTGCCAA GGTGTGCGTTAGGCTGGCTGTTTTCAGAGGTAAAGGATATAAAATGCTTTTGCAAGGTGGGGAGACTGAGAACTTGGAAGATTCAGATGATTTGAGTCCCCAAGAAAGCATGGGGCAGTTAAGGAAGCCTATCCAAAATCAAGGACTGGGTCCCAATCACCTTCAAGGTAGGGCGATGTCTGCCTTAAGTAGCTTTGGTCAGAATGCTAGGACGGTTTCTGAGCCAACTTGGTTGCGCAGGGTTCAACAGCAGCAAGCAATTTTGGAACCTCCAG CTAAGGTGATCAGAAATCCCAGTCTTTCAACCTTCTTATCTGAGAAGGGTATTCGTGGAGGGTTATTTGTGACTGGGGAGGCTATGTTTGTTCTAAGACCTCTTATTTACGTCTTGTTGGTAAGGAAGTATGGAACACGATCGTGGTTTCCTTGGTTCATCTCCTTGTCTGTGGATCTCATAGGAAACAGCATTCTCTCAGTCATAACAACGTCCCAAGATAGCGGGAAAGATCAGCATTTTCAATTTTCTAAATCCGAGAAGGATGAG TTAAAAAGGAGGAAGCTGTTGTGGGTGCTTTACCTCATGCGAGATCCATTTTTCTCCAAATACACCCG GCGCAGACTTGAAAGCACTCAAAAGATTGTAGAACCTGTTCCTGTAGTTGGATTTTTCGCAG AAAAACTTATTGAACTCCTTATTGGAGCCCAGACTAGATATACCTACATGTCTGGTTCTTGA
- the LOC132645646 gene encoding peroxisome biogenesis protein 16 isoform X1: MEAYKRWVRRNRDYVRQLSSLASGMTWLLPERFAASEIGPEAVSSILGMVTTVNEHIIDTAPTSAHTSSAETSFLPLSLCLTLLRDLETLIEVVAEQLYGEDKKWNLIALTEAAKVCVRLAVFRGKGYKMLLQGGETENLEDSDDLSPQESMGQLRKPIQNQGLGPNHLQGRAMSALSSFGQNARTVSEPTWLRRVQQQQAILEPPAKVIRNPSLSTFLSEKGIRGGLFVTGEAMFVLRPLIYVLLVRKYGTRSWFPWFISLSVDLIGNSILSVITTSQDSGKDQHFQFSKSEKDELKRRKLLWVLYLMRDPFFSKYTRRRLESTQKIVEPVPVVGFFAEKLIELLIGAQTRYTYMSGS; encoded by the exons ATGGAGGCTTACAAGAGATGGGTTAGAAGGAATCGTGATTATGTTCGTCAATTGAGTTCTCTAGCCAGT GGAATGACATGGCTTCTTCCAGAGCGGTTTGCTGCATCAGAAATCGGGCCAGAAGCAG TCTCCTCGATCCTTGGAATGGTTACCACTGTAAATGAGCATATTATAGATACAGCTCCAACTTCGGCGCATACAAGTTCTGCGGAGACTTCTTTTCTCCCTTTGTCATTGTGCCTTACTTTGTTGAGAGACCTGGAAACATTAATTGAAGTAGTAGCTGAGCAGCTTTATGGCGAAGACAAAAAATGGAATTTGATTGCTCTTACAGAGGCTGCCAA GGTGTGCGTTAGGCTGGCTGTTTTCAGAGGTAAAGGATATAAAATGCTTTTGCAAGGTGGGGAGACTGAGAACTTGGAAGATTCAGATGATTTGAGTCCCCAAGAAAGCATGGGGCAGTTAAGGAAGCCTATCCAAAATCAAGGACTGGGTCCCAATCACCTTCAAGGTAGGGCGATGTCTGCCTTAAGTAGCTTTGGTCAGAATGCTAGGACGGTTTCTGAGCCAACTTGGTTGCGCAGGGTTCAACAGCAGCAAGCAATTTTGGAACCTCCAG CTAAGGTGATCAGAAATCCCAGTCTTTCAACCTTCTTATCTGAGAAGGGTATTCGTGGAGGGTTATTTGTGACTGGGGAGGCTATGTTTGTTCTAAGACCTCTTATTTACGTCTTGTTGGTAAGGAAGTATGGAACACGATCGTGGTTTCCTTGGTTCATCTCCTTGTCTGTGGATCTCATAGGAAACAGCATTCTCTCAGTCATAACAACGTCCCAAGATAGCGGGAAAGATCAGCATTTTCAATTTTCTAAATCCGAGAAGGATGAG TTAAAAAGGAGGAAGCTGTTGTGGGTGCTTTACCTCATGCGAGATCCATTTTTCTCCAAATACACCCG GCGCAGACTTGAAAGCACTCAAAAGATTGTAGAACCTGTTCCTGTAGTTGGATTTTTCGCAG AAAAACTTATTGAACTCCTTATTGGAGCCCAGACTAGATATACCTACATGTCTGGTTCTTGA